A genomic window from Vicinamibacteria bacterium includes:
- a CDS encoding LeuA family protein has protein sequence MEPRESELVYDWNRVGEVDSSTRKPIEFDDETLRDGLQSPSVTSPPIEKKIEILHMMEALGIHAVDIGLPGAGPHVKKQVLRLAREIAEHGMKISANCAARTLRADIEPIVEVSQQAGIPIEAATFIGSSPIRQYAEGWELDRLLRHTEEAVRYTVDNGLPNMYVTEDTTRARPETIRKLYTTAIECGARRVVVTDTVGHATPSGARALVGFMKEVVADTGEDVKIDWHGHRDRGLSIPNSLAAIEAGVDRVHACALGIGERCGNTPMDILLVNLKLEGRIDNDLSRLAEYCRLVSEAVGMPIPTNYPVVGEDAFRTGTGVHAAAVIKALNKKDKWLADRVYSGVPAGEFGLSQEIEVGPMSGLSNVHFWLSSRGLPLDDDLVKAVFEKAKSSNRVLEDEEIEALARQYSRSG, from the coding sequence ATGGAGCCTAGAGAGAGCGAACTCGTCTACGACTGGAACCGCGTGGGCGAGGTCGATTCGTCCACGAGGAAACCCATCGAGTTCGACGATGAAACGCTGCGGGACGGTCTGCAGAGCCCTTCGGTCACCTCCCCCCCGATCGAGAAGAAGATCGAGATCCTCCACATGATGGAGGCGCTCGGTATCCACGCGGTCGACATTGGCCTTCCCGGGGCTGGCCCGCACGTAAAGAAGCAAGTTCTCCGTCTCGCGCGAGAGATCGCCGAGCACGGAATGAAGATTTCGGCAAACTGTGCGGCGCGCACCCTCCGGGCCGACATCGAGCCGATCGTCGAGGTGTCACAGCAGGCTGGCATCCCGATCGAAGCGGCCACGTTCATCGGTTCGAGCCCGATCCGCCAGTACGCCGAAGGATGGGAGCTCGACCGGCTCCTGCGGCATACCGAAGAGGCCGTGCGGTACACCGTCGATAACGGCCTTCCCAACATGTACGTCACCGAAGATACGACCCGAGCGAGGCCGGAGACGATTCGAAAGCTCTACACGACGGCGATCGAATGTGGCGCCCGGCGGGTAGTGGTGACCGACACGGTCGGGCACGCGACACCGTCGGGTGCGCGAGCGCTCGTGGGTTTCATGAAAGAGGTCGTTGCCGATACCGGAGAGGACGTCAAGATCGATTGGCACGGCCATCGCGACCGAGGGCTGTCGATTCCCAACAGCCTCGCGGCAATCGAAGCGGGGGTCGACCGAGTGCATGCCTGTGCGCTCGGCATCGGGGAGCGTTGCGGCAATACCCCGATGGACATTCTGCTCGTCAACTTGAAGCTCGAGGGACGTATCGACAACGATTTGAGCCGCCTGGCGGAATACTGTCGCCTCGTCTCCGAAGCCGTGGGGATGCCTATCCCCACCAACTATCCCGTCGTCGGTGAAGACGCTTTCCGGACCGGCACCGGAGTGCATGCCGCCGCGGTGATCAAAGCGCTGAACAAGAAAGACAAATGGCTCGCCGACCGGGTCTATTCGGGTGTACCCGCGGGGGAATTCGGATTGTCGCAAGAAATCGAAGTCGGGCCGATGAGTGGACTTTCGAACGTACATTTTTGGCTCAGCTCGCGCGGCCTCCCTCTCGACGACGATCTCGTGAAGGCCGTGTTCGAGAAAGCCAAGTCTTCGAATCGGGTTCTCGAAGACGAGGAGATCGAGGCGCTGGCACGGCAGTACTCGCGCTCCGGCTGA
- the lpxA gene encoding acyl-ACP--UDP-N-acetylglucosamine O-acyltransferase, with translation MPIHPTAIVHPDARLAENVEIGPHVVVEADVEIGEGSRIETNAVLKAGLRLGRRVQVHEGAVLAGDPQDLKFDGARSFAVIGDDCVIREFTTVHRSVREGGVTRVGRGCFIMGYGHVAHDCEIGDEAIIASYVALAGHIVIGPRAFVSGGVVVHQFSRIGELAMIGGGSKVNRDVPPFITVDGIPARAVGLNVVGLRRAGFGVDDLRVLKRAYRILFRSKAALEDALAEIDGLDSPHAAALARFVRSSERGIIRRGRSS, from the coding sequence ATGCCGATTCACCCGACCGCCATCGTGCATCCGGATGCGCGGCTCGCAGAGAACGTGGAAATCGGCCCCCATGTGGTCGTGGAAGCGGACGTGGAAATCGGTGAGGGGAGCCGCATCGAAACCAACGCAGTTCTGAAAGCGGGACTCCGACTCGGTCGGCGGGTGCAGGTTCACGAGGGCGCCGTGCTGGCGGGGGATCCTCAGGATCTGAAGTTCGATGGCGCTCGCAGCTTCGCGGTCATTGGTGACGACTGCGTCATTCGGGAATTCACGACGGTTCATCGAAGCGTGCGGGAGGGGGGCGTCACCCGCGTCGGCCGCGGGTGTTTCATCATGGGCTACGGGCACGTGGCGCACGACTGCGAGATCGGTGACGAGGCGATCATCGCGAGCTATGTGGCGCTCGCGGGGCACATCGTGATCGGCCCACGAGCCTTCGTTTCCGGGGGGGTGGTCGTGCACCAGTTTTCCCGGATCGGCGAGCTTGCCATGATCGGTGGAGGGTCCAAAGTCAACCGCGATGTTCCGCCCTTTATCACTGTCGATGGCATACCGGCGCGGGCCGTGGGCTTGAATGTCGTCGGGCTGCGCCGAGCGGGCTTCGGCGTCGACGACCTGCGCGTTCTGAAACGCGCTTACCGGATACTGTTCCGCTCGAAAGCAGCTCTCGAGGACGCCCTGGCGGAGATCGATGGGCTCGACTCACCCCATGCCGCCGCACTTGCCCGGTTCGTGCGATCGAGTGAGAGAGGAATCATCCGGCGAGGACGAAGCTCGTGA
- a CDS encoding tetratricopeptide repeat protein — MDELNQGAPAPGAESNEQSSSTAEANALHGAIELLAQGYLEQSTAAFRAVLESYPNCVEAREFLEVAYKASSEDRAPVDVVKALKTGSEAFSEGRQREAIEVWKQCLAEEPANRLLQKLVLLSTTWSKERRNAYAHEVLSRQAGLMNEARAEEVEALVKVAETVHPESGPEDTIALEPPVPSTGPAEEARQETGAKKAAVESATAPIATSSRGDVTRRPLGRAHRRSAWPIAGLAIGIALLSVVIGYGVFPRDGSIPSGRLESAAQLASSGQHLQAVSAYDAILEQFGDHVEVYLGRGRARLAAADTEAGLADLEMALRIDPGNSAIAEEIADVLYSEGNFVPAIEYYEKAFSGGGGSVEARYRTAVSLVQVGRGDDALEPLAFVVERDPAHGEARFLLGQLLNERGRYPEAERALREAQPHVEAGSDFLAELGVALLEQGRLDEAEEGARSFIQSYPSDPRARAILGEVYLVREQYEPARDQLIQALRIDPREPRAQIALGRTWLAIGKIRQDAQDLAKARQILESAKGVHEGKRLLALGQVAMAEGDLKAAESLLLQSIERGGSPLAAHLSLAEVRTRSQDLAGAAEHLQRASAVDPQDASISLSLAIVYIQLRETSRAAEQFLKTIHAIGLLSPAGADSGPVVLPEPYVPLPRRFDVNRAIRDAYGDVLKRTADDPTASELKTLAELTSFVLAG; from the coding sequence ATGGACGAGCTGAATCAGGGTGCTCCGGCCCCCGGCGCCGAATCCAACGAGCAATCTTCGAGCACCGCGGAGGCGAACGCCCTTCATGGAGCGATCGAGCTACTTGCGCAAGGATATCTGGAGCAGTCTACCGCTGCCTTCCGCGCGGTGCTCGAGAGCTATCCGAATTGCGTCGAGGCGCGAGAGTTCCTCGAAGTGGCCTACAAAGCGTCTTCTGAAGACCGTGCCCCGGTCGACGTGGTGAAGGCGTTGAAGACTGGCTCGGAAGCTTTCAGCGAAGGCAGACAGCGAGAGGCCATAGAGGTCTGGAAGCAGTGTCTGGCAGAGGAGCCGGCGAATCGGCTCCTCCAGAAGCTCGTCCTCTTGTCCACTACCTGGTCTAAAGAGCGGAGAAATGCGTACGCTCACGAGGTCCTTTCTCGGCAAGCCGGCCTGATGAACGAGGCGCGGGCGGAGGAAGTTGAGGCCCTCGTCAAGGTCGCCGAGACGGTCCATCCCGAGTCGGGGCCAGAGGACACGATCGCCCTGGAGCCGCCCGTGCCTTCGACCGGCCCAGCCGAGGAGGCCAGGCAGGAGACCGGGGCCAAGAAGGCGGCCGTCGAATCCGCCACCGCGCCGATCGCCACATCTTCTCGCGGAGACGTGACCAGACGCCCGCTCGGGCGCGCTCACCGGCGGAGTGCGTGGCCGATTGCTGGCTTGGCCATCGGGATCGCCCTCCTGTCGGTTGTCATCGGGTATGGAGTCTTCCCTCGGGACGGATCGATTCCCTCCGGTCGACTCGAGAGCGCCGCCCAACTCGCGAGCTCGGGCCAGCACCTGCAGGCGGTCTCGGCTTACGACGCAATCCTGGAGCAATTCGGTGATCACGTGGAAGTCTACCTCGGCCGCGGTCGCGCGCGACTTGCCGCGGCGGATACCGAGGCGGGACTCGCCGACCTGGAAATGGCCCTTCGGATCGATCCGGGCAATTCGGCGATCGCGGAGGAGATCGCCGATGTTCTCTATTCGGAAGGAAACTTCGTGCCCGCCATCGAGTACTACGAGAAGGCGTTCTCGGGAGGCGGAGGGAGCGTGGAGGCTCGGTACCGCACCGCCGTCAGCCTCGTTCAGGTGGGGCGAGGTGACGACGCGCTCGAGCCCCTGGCGTTCGTGGTCGAGCGAGATCCCGCCCACGGCGAGGCGCGGTTTCTCCTCGGCCAGCTCCTCAACGAACGCGGGCGCTACCCAGAGGCGGAACGAGCCCTTCGCGAAGCCCAGCCCCATGTCGAGGCCGGCAGCGATTTTCTCGCTGAGCTGGGAGTCGCACTGCTCGAACAAGGACGGCTGGACGAGGCCGAGGAGGGGGCCAGGAGCTTCATCCAGTCCTATCCGAGCGACCCGCGAGCCCGGGCGATTCTCGGTGAAGTCTATCTCGTCAGAGAGCAGTACGAACCCGCTCGAGACCAACTGATTCAAGCACTCCGGATCGACCCGAGGGAGCCCCGAGCCCAGATCGCGCTGGGTCGCACCTGGCTCGCGATAGGAAAGATCCGGCAGGACGCACAGGATCTCGCCAAGGCTCGCCAGATTCTCGAGAGTGCCAAAGGGGTTCACGAGGGAAAGCGACTCCTGGCGCTCGGTCAGGTGGCAATGGCCGAGGGAGATCTGAAGGCGGCCGAGAGCCTGTTACTGCAATCCATCGAACGGGGCGGTTCGCCGCTGGCGGCTCATCTATCGCTCGCCGAGGTGAGAACGCGCAGCCAGGATCTGGCCGGAGCCGCCGAGCACCTCCAACGAGCTTCGGCGGTCGATCCGCAGGACGCGTCGATCTCGCTGTCGCTCGCGATCGTTTACATTCAGCTGCGAGAAACGAGCCGAGCCGCCGAGCAGTTCCTGAAGACGATTCACGCCATTGGCCTTCTTTCGCCTGCTGGCGCAGACAGCGGGCCCGTCGTGCTGCCCGAGCCCTACGTCCCCCTCCCGCGACGGTTCGACGTGAATCGTGCCATTCGAGACGCTTACGGTGACGTCCTGAAACGGACGGCGGACGATCCGACGGCATCGGAGCTCAAGACGCTCGCCGAGCTCACGAGCTTCGTCCTCGCCGGATGA
- a CDS encoding M20/M25/M40 family metallo-hydrolase, whose translation MKESIQPEFTKKSLLDYAASQRGSFEKSLRELVEIPSVSADAKHRGDVAGVVSHAADLLRRMGAEAKVIETGGHPMLHGRFFQDSAYPTVTVYNHLDVQPAERSDGWDTEPFRFTGKDGRYWGRGTTDDKGPALTALWGAKYAVARGARVNIQLLWEAEEEIGSPHFESTIKQHRERLSTDTVVVSDTVWVSRSRPACPAGLRGLQGFRFFLETGATDQHSGTSGGAARNPVAELCQLIAECFDARTGEVKIPGFYDDMVMPSDAELEDLKKSGFSTATFKKDHQFKSLRVTDPLEVMKRIWCMPTFEVHGIAGGYQGPGVKTVVPPRATAIVSCRLVPDMDCKRIARLVKNFVKKANPDVRVEAEHGLPPYQGRTTGPHADAIRAAMKFAFGREPVFVREGGSIGAVVSMERVLDAPVYFLGLSLPEHGYHAPNENYDWRQAEGGIVAFADYFRRVANIGR comes from the coding sequence ATGAAAGAATCCATCCAACCAGAATTCACCAAGAAATCTCTCCTGGACTACGCCGCCTCGCAGCGAGGAAGTTTCGAGAAATCGCTGCGTGAGCTCGTCGAGATTCCGAGCGTGTCCGCCGACGCGAAGCATCGCGGAGACGTCGCTGGCGTCGTATCCCACGCCGCCGACCTCCTTCGTCGCATGGGTGCCGAAGCCAAGGTGATCGAGACGGGCGGCCACCCGATGTTGCACGGTCGTTTCTTCCAGGATTCTGCTTACCCGACCGTCACCGTGTACAACCATCTCGACGTACAGCCCGCGGAGCGAAGCGACGGCTGGGACACCGAGCCGTTTCGCTTCACCGGGAAGGACGGTCGCTACTGGGGCCGTGGCACCACGGACGACAAAGGTCCGGCCCTGACGGCGCTTTGGGGCGCTAAATACGCCGTGGCTCGCGGTGCGAGGGTCAACATCCAATTGCTTTGGGAAGCCGAGGAAGAGATCGGCAGTCCCCATTTCGAATCCACGATCAAGCAGCATCGCGAGCGGCTGAGTACCGACACCGTCGTCGTGTCGGACACCGTCTGGGTGTCCCGCTCGCGACCGGCTTGTCCCGCGGGGCTGCGCGGACTTCAGGGCTTTCGCTTCTTCCTCGAGACCGGAGCGACCGACCAGCACTCGGGAACTTCCGGAGGCGCCGCACGAAATCCGGTGGCCGAGCTCTGCCAGCTCATCGCCGAATGTTTCGACGCGAGAACCGGAGAGGTCAAGATCCCGGGGTTCTACGACGATATGGTGATGCCGAGCGACGCGGAGCTCGAGGATTTGAAGAAGTCGGGATTCAGCACCGCGACGTTCAAGAAGGATCACCAGTTCAAATCGCTTCGGGTCACGGACCCGCTCGAAGTGATGAAGCGCATCTGGTGCATGCCCACGTTCGAGGTCCACGGCATCGCCGGCGGCTATCAGGGCCCGGGAGTGAAGACCGTCGTTCCGCCGAGAGCGACGGCAATCGTATCTTGCCGACTCGTCCCCGACATGGACTGCAAGAGAATCGCGAGACTGGTCAAGAACTTCGTCAAGAAGGCCAATCCCGACGTCCGGGTCGAGGCCGAGCACGGGCTACCCCCGTACCAGGGGCGCACGACTGGCCCGCATGCCGACGCGATTCGCGCGGCGATGAAGTTTGCGTTCGGCCGAGAGCCCGTCTTCGTCCGCGAGGGCGGTTCCATCGGAGCCGTCGTGTCGATGGAGAGAGTCCTCGACGCGCCGGTATACTTCCTCGGTCTTTCTCTTCCCGAGCACGGCTACCACGCGCCCAACGAGAATTACGACTGGCGGCAGGCCGAGGGCGGCATCGTCGCCTTCGCCGACTACTTCCGTCGC